The nucleotide sequence cggccagtctggtggtttggtacggcccggggaagaaagctgcattgtattaaaaaaaaatgaattttcggTAAAAATTTGTAGTTCCTGTATTATctgctaggggcgcagtgttctagtacgtgcagacaacatgaattgacatttatttatgttcttatgttattctcttgttcataatatattgttcataatgtaaaaggacaattcttttaataaacattttgataatttactcattctttgtacttattattagtattagtgacgaatacaaaggaaaaaaaatgggcttattgttagttctatgtaattttgcaatgagtttgctggtccggcccacttgatctcaagTTAAGCTGTATCCGGCcggcagaccaaagggagtttgacacccctggtgtagagcCACCTGACAGTGAGTACGATTGAGCGTCggtctctctgtgtgctctccgctgactggcgaccagtcgaaggtgtagtctgcctttcgcccaaagtcagcatgAGTGattacttttcaaaataaggaaaaaatacaatgatgaTTAATAATGTAATACAACTAATAAGTGCCAATAGTCCCATttttagctgggataggatccagcaccccccgcgaggaTAAGCCGTTTAGAAAAGAAAGTAAACTTTTAAGTTATTCTAGGGGCGCCCCGCCCACTCGTCCTCACGGCGAAAATGAAAGCAGTGCCACTCGTTTGTTTACCACTCACGGAAGCCTGTCAAACTGGTTTTATCATTTGTGACTCGACATCGGCTTCAAAATCGAGAAAACAAACGTGGTTCAAGATGCTGAAAATGGCAGCTTTATTTGTTGTGGCTGTCCACATTCAAAGCGTCCAGCCTGGTAAGCACATTTTCTCCGATATTTTGTGGTCTACAATTACTGTGACGCACTTTAAAGTGCTCCCTCCAGATTTCCGGACAGACAGGTTGTCACAACAAGCTCCAATTTCGTCGTTTGCTGAGGGGAACGGGCAAAGACCTTTTCAAAAGATAGAAGTGGTCGAAAGAAATCACTTAGATGTCTGTGGGATTTTCTAGCAGTTTCAAGGAATCGGACGTCTAGCGCGGTCAATGGCAGCCGCGTCCTCACATTGACTCTATTCTGGTTGAAAAagttgatattttgcattttccaATTATCTGCTTGTCAAATGATGGCCACTTTTCATATGGAAGGCGGCAAGGGTCAACTAAAGTGGCCAATTTTGAAAATGGGATGGTGACAAGATTTGGGcattttgatcaaaaaatgattttgcttTTGCTTTCAGTGATCCACACGCTGCAGCATAACAAATGGGTGTCGTCTCAAATTCCAAACTCCCCAGAATACTCGGGCGTCATTTACGTTGACGGCGTGCAGATCACTCACTACAACAGCAAGAGCAGGACATTTAGACCCAAACACGATTGGGTGAACAAGATCACAGACCAGGAGCCAAACTACTGGAGCAGCAAAACATACATTTGTATTGACAATCAGGAGGCTGCCAAAGTCGACTTTAAAATTGCTAATGAGAACTTCAACCAAGGCGGACGTCAGTTGCCGTCCCGCTTTGGAGCATTTTCAGGCGccattcctcctttttttgaCCAGACGTCACTTTATTTCTCTCAGGCGTTCACACGTTCCAGATAATGTCGGGCTGCCAATGGAACAACGAGACCGACAAGGTTGACGGTTGGCAACGCTACGCTTACGACGGAAAAGACATTTCATCGTTAGACTTGAGTGAAGGGAGACGGCTCACGCTCAAGAAAGAAGCGCCCATCTCCAAAGAAAGTTGGGAACAAAGTTATGTTCAAAATGAAAAGATTTACTACATGGAAATTTGTCCGTACTACTTGAAGATGCATGTGAACAACGGGAAGGAATTCCTCATGAGAACAGGTAGAACAATTTTAGCCGCAATCGCCGTTCTTTCCGACCTCAACTTTTTCCACCCCCTCGCGGCAGTGCTTCCACGCCTGTCCCTGCTGCAGAAGACGCCGCGGTCGCCAGTTAGCTGCCACGCCACGGGTTTCTACCCCAAGGACGCCGTCTTGTTCTGGACGAAGGATGGCAAGCAAATCTCCGAGGGCGTGGTGAGGAAAAAGACCCTGCCCAACCACGACGGGACCTACCAGGCCATCGCCCACCTCAGAGCCAGGGACCCCAGTGCCCTATACGAGTGCGTCTTCAGGCTGGCCGGCGTCCCGGACAACATCAGCGTCCCGCTAGACGACAGCGTCCTCCTTAGCAACGAGCGCATCGAAGGTGAGCCACACTGCtccctctgtccgtccgtcctcgTCCGAAACACCACGTGACGTCCATCCCTCTTGTGAAGCGGAAGAAAGGAGGAAGATGGTGCTAAAAATCGTCTGCCCACTGCCTTTCCCTGTCGTGATCGTTGTCGCCATCGCCGCCTTCTTCGGCTACAAATGCGGAAAAGGTGAGGGACGTTGACCTTTTCAGTGGCTGGCGACTAACTTTTTGGTGTCTTTTGCTTGCAGCTCGATATGCGCCAGCTCGTAAGTAAAATCTTTTCCTTGGAGTTCATAAAATAAGCCCAGGCGGAGCTCTGATGAAACCAAATTATTTTGGATTGAATTGCCCCACGACAGGCCTCCACGCCCAAGAGAACGAGCCCGCTTCCCATGtgagcacccccaaggccatgTAAAAGGATTACAAGGTAAAAATTGGGtcaaagtacagtgttcccccgctacttcgtgCTTCAGTTAAAgcggacgcagagcttcgcggttttttttggaaaaaaaatacaaatattacattgaaacaacatattgtacagttttttttgttataacatgaatttcaccctctctacctgtattctaaatggtgtactgtatacaggggggtaaaaaataaatacataaataaataaaaaacatttttttgggagttaaattcaaattaagcattttggaaggggaatccctacttcgcggaaatgcacttatcgcgggtggtcccagtccccattaaccgcgataagcgagggaacactgtacttattATGGCATTGAGACGTTGTAGTAAATCCAGTTGTAATGAGAAATATTGACCAGCAGatggaagaaaagaaagaggtTGCAGTAATTTTGAGCATTCATTCAAAAAGAATGTTCTACTCAACAACTAATTATTcaagcattttcatttgattagTATTGTTCCAATGCCTCATTTATTTCGAATTAAACCTCAGAATTTCGTCCAGTTAAATATCTACATTTTCTGCTGTACTGCATGAAAGAAGCTTTTTACCTTGGCAAACAACTTTAATTTTTTGACATGTAAAACATAATGATTTCATGTTGATGCATTTTTGCCAATGTCAATTtgataaaacaaaatgtttaattcaattaaagtTGGCATCTCAAATGTTTCATTCGTAGGCTGCATTTGAGGGGAAACAGACGTCGATTTCATTTTGACAAGGAGGGGGTGGCAATTGATGTTTGCTGTCAAatctcccattaaaaaaaatttggatGTCATTTTCCATCAATGGCGGTGAATCtcttaaaactacattttatagttaatttattttatgttcctTTTGTTTGACATCTTTCACTGTCAATAGCagtgaatgtttttaattttggtAAATACTAATAAGGCACATCCGCCTCAAAGTTCTGAGATCgaaggttcaatccccagtgggtTCCAACTTTCTTGTGCGGAGTTTaaatattctccctgggcctgcgtgggatttctccaggtactctagtttattcccacatgccaaaaatgtGCATAATATGCTGGTTGATCACTTTAAACTGCCCctgagtgtgaacgtgaatggttgtccgtctctttctgCTCCtcgattggctgacaaccaattcaacgcgaccccccccccccccccccccctcagtgCTCGTCGTTGGCTAGGACATAAAACAACCCCTATGCCTCTTGTAGGGagggataagtggtacagaaaacaaatgaataacaaaaatacgataattgctaATATTTAACTCCTTAagtaccaaaaatagtcacttgctctATAAACGGTTCAAGATCGTACACTGTCCTCTTTAGAAACCACTGTGGACATTGACACCCACGTGATATACATATTCAATTATTATAACCAGATATATTTTAAGGCTCTCTCCATTGACAGAAAAGGGAGTTGTCTTTCTTTGCATTCCAACTTTTCATGTTACTATGCTGTAAGGAAGAAGAGCAGCCGACAAAGGCATGCGCCTTCATCCTAAAGAGGAAGACTCTGGCATGGCTCCTTGCAGGCAGCAGAGGAAGGATTGGGTCGTATTTTTGgaacggtgtgtgtgtgtgtgtgtgtgtgcgcgtgtcgCCTTGTTAGGTGCGCTCAAATGCAGGGAGAGTCAGGAGACACACT is from Stigmatopora nigra isolate UIUO_SnigA chromosome 1, RoL_Snig_1.1, whole genome shotgun sequence and encodes:
- the LOC144204940 gene encoding H-2 class I histocompatibility antigen, K-Q alpha chain-like gives rise to the protein MLKMAALFVVAVHIQSVQPVIHTLQHNKWVSSQIPNSPEYSGVIYVDGVQITHYNSKSRTFRPKHDWVNKITDQEPNYWSSKTYICIDNQEAAKVDFKIANENFNQGGRVHTFQIMSGCQWNNETDKVDGWQRYAYDGKDISSLDLSEGRRLTLKKEAPISKESWEQSYVQNEKIYYMEICPYYLKMHVNNGKEFLMRTVLPRLSLLQKTPRSPVSCHATGFYPKDAVLFWTKDGKQISEGVVRKKTLPNHDGTYQAIAHLRARDPSALYECVFRLAGVPDNISVPLDDSVLLSNERIEAEERRKMVLKIVCPLPFPVVIVVAIAAFFGYKCGKARYAPARLHAQENEPASHVSTPKAM